The DNA region TATCTTATTCTGTGACTTCCCACCgtgctaaaaaataaaaataaattagtagGATTGGCCCCATTGCAATTTTAAGTGgattgagaatttgagatagCATCAATCCTAGCACAAAACAAATTTGGACTGCTAATTAGTAGGACAGGCGATACCTGATAGTGAAACAGGAAGGCCAATGCGTCCAAACATGTGGACCATGCCTAGTGGACCCATCGCAGGACCCTAGGCCAAGAATTTCAAGGAAGCAATCACTACTTTAGTTAAAAAATGCTACAAAGATGGGTGTTCATGGAGGGAGGAAGACCCAAAGGCTAGTCACCTTGGTTCAAGCCAATTTGGGAGAAACTTCAATACTATCACAGTGGAATTCTGAAGTCATAGAGTAGGACGACCGCATATGGGATGGTCTGGCCTCCGTTGTAAACTCTTTGGAGTTCTCTTTGAGCTAAATCTGGCCACACATCATAGGTTTTGTCCGCACGTACGCGCTCGCACACACTTCGCAACTATTTGGAGTTTGACAGTTAGAAGAACCTGCAAGGCGTACTGCACATCCCCTTCCAGCAACACATTTTATTAAGTTGTATTTTCAAGGCTGAAAACTTGTTATTTCTTAATGGGTCCATTCTTAGAGTTAACATAGATTATAAATACGGAGTAGTTAATTATTTGTGTTGAACCTCATATTACTGAAGTTATTGTTTGTGAGGAAAGGttatcttcatattttctcTCTTCAGACACCATTGGAGGCTAGTCAAGGTTTGAATACTTGTTAGTTTTCAATTAAAGCTTTGATACTTTGGTTCTCTCGATTAAATTCCTACATTTGTCGATGTTTTCTTTGCATGTGTTATGTTTCAATTGTAACCAAATTAGGTCAATTCTCCTTCAACccttttcatttcttcaataAATTCTTGTGGTTCAATTGAGGATTGAAGTTCCCATACTTTCCTCCCTTCATATTATTCCTCCATAGACCGCACCTATAGGGAAGTGTAACACTTTTAGCCCTACATTCCCCTTCCAAGATCCCATATTTCTGTGATCACCTCTCTCCAAAAAGCATTCTTCTCAATCCCAAATCTCCATAACCACCTTGCACCAAAGCCTTGTTAAGAACCTTCAAATCTTTATTCCCAAGTCTATCCCGATACTTTGGTCGTGACAATTTCCCACTTTATTAAGTGATACTTCCTCTCCCCACTTTGATGAATCCCATAGAAAATTCCTTTGATGTTTTTCCAACTTTCCTGTAATACTAACTGGAGTGTGTAACAAAGACATGAAATATGTGTGGATGCTCATAGTTTACTCTTTTGGATAAGTATCTCATTTTCCAACCTGCCAGGttcctttttctcctctctAACACTGAGTTCCACGCCCTTTGGCCCAAAAGATAAATGATACCAAAAAGTTCTCTTTAATTCTGTGGACTTCTCTCATTGCCTGGAAATAACTTCATATTCCTTTCTTAAAtcttaccttatcaaaaaaaagaaCTTCATATTCCTTTCATTCCTTATAGTCCAAAAGTGGCACAGGAGAGGCTAGTTTTCTTAGCTACTTTCCGCTGGTCCCTAGCTTTCTTAATCCTTACCCATCAACTTCACAGAACCTCTAGCATTATCTTCAGGGTACCCAATCAAAGTCCAATGAGGAGAACACTATTGCCAAAGCCGTGAGGCTACTCGACATCGTAAAGTTAAATGATCAGCAACCTCCTGTTACTCCTTACACAGACAACACCAACTACCAGTATTCAATTTTCACTTTCCAAGGTTGTTTTGAGGTAAGAATTGCATCCGGGCTGACCCTGTATAGATTATGAGGCTTTTCAAGGTTCCCAGATTGTTGATCACTTGTCCATTATCTAGATTGGTTTTGCTGTCTTGGCAAAAGATTTGAGATTTATTCGTCATCTGGGAATTAGTTTTAGCAATAACTTTTCAGCTTTTCATCcctcttctttcttcctttcaGGTCGATGTTATAGGTGTTGGTTGCTATTCATCTAAAGATTTGTGGACGTGGAAAAATGAAGGCATTGTTTTGGCAGCAGAAGAAAATAATGAGACACATGATTTGTATAAATTAAATGTGCTGGAGAGGCCAAAAGTAATTTACAATGAGAAGACAGGTAAATATGTAATGTGGATGCATATTGATGATACAAACTACACGAAAGCTTCGGTTGGCATTGCCTCTAGCGATTTCCCCACTGGTCCCTTCGATTATCTGTACAGTAAACGGCCCCACGGATATGAAAGCAGGGACATGACACTCTTCAAAGATGAGGATGGTATAGCATATCTCGTCTACTCCTCGGAGGACAACAGTGAGCTTCATATTGGTCCACTAAACGAAGATTACATAGACGTGACCCAATCCATGAGACGGGTTCTTGTTGGACAACACAGGGAAGCCCCAGCTTTGTTCAAACATGAAGGGACATATTACATGATCACTTCGGGCTGCACTGGTTGGGCTCCGAACGAGGCTTTGGCCCATGCAGCTGAATCAATTATGGGCCCATGGGAGACCATTGGAAATCCATGCATCGGTGGGAACAAAGTTTTTAGAGAAACAACATTCTTTGCTCAGAGCACATTTGTGCTTCCTTTGCCTGAGCTACAtggttcctttatttttatGGCAGATAGGTGGAATCCAGCTGACTTGAGGGATTCAAGGTATGTGTGGTTACCTTTAAGAGTGGCAGGGCCAGTAGACCAGCCTCTTGAGTACAATTTTGGTTTCCCCTTATGGTCCAGAGTGTCTGTTTATTGGCATAAAAGATGGAGACTTCCTTATAGGTGGCAGGAAATAAAGTGAGTTAAGAGGAATAGGGAATCATTTGTACAatatattttgcaattttttggttttctaaaAATTTACCATAGTGTATCACTGTATCGTAGtagtatatttttttacttGCTCACTTTAAAGATTAACCAGTTCCATGCAGAATAACAATAGATGTAAATTTTTTAGATTTTGAACGGCTGTGTCCAATTCTTATCCTAGGCTATTGGACCGTAATAATGTAATTCTTGAGTTACCATGACTGGGGTCTGGGGAAATAATAGGTCTACTTACAACGTACGTTTGTTTAAGAGCTGTGTTGGATTCAAACTTACGAACGTACCGTTTGTTTACAATGAagattaatttaaatttgttgGAGATGAGATGACATTAGAGAGATTTCTTTGCAGAAACCAAGAACTACTCCAGAAGTAAGATTTATATGgtctttgatttttctatttggttgatttttcccctcaaaatattcaaaaataaattctacAGTTTTGAAACTAACCTACAGAATTGGTAAGCTtcaaaaagattaaaatgatGGGTGGTAAATTGCAGGTCAAACGCTTGCTTAGTAAATTAAATTCTTGCTGCTTTCTACGGATTGAGTGAACAAtctttttattccttttatTTGTCCTACTATCCACAACCAATGTTTCCTcttatctttttatttcatgatttcgtTTATGTTATGCTGAAACAGTTTAAGAAGCCAAGTGATTGCCTTTTAACAAAAACAAAGTACGTACTAAAGGAAAAGATAGAACATAATCCTTAATTAGAAGCTTTGTTTATCATTGTACTTTGTCTCCAAGAAAATGGTACCCTCATCACTGAAAAATAATACCGGAAAAGacaaaaatatcctttgaatttTATTCCCGGAAACGACTTGTATCCATGAGTAGTTGAGCAGTCGCTGTCTATTGAATTAATTATTAACCATCCATTTTTTGGGTAATATATCACTTTCACATCTTGCAGCACTGCAATTACATAATAATAAATCATACAATAAACAGGAGGATAATATAAAGAGTCCCCTCCATCAGATGCCTAATAGACTCAACATTTTTcacactttttcttttaaacaatgTATATAAGCTAATTAAATTCCTTTCTGTAATACGGGTGACAAGGATCGATCAACCTTCTTCGGGCGGTGGCCAATTGCCTGATTTACACAAATATATCTCTTAAGGTCACTATTTAGATTTTATAtccctatttttaaaagttcaCAAATATAATCTTTGAAAAATTACCTTCTGACAATGTTAGAATCGAGTCTAATGTTTGC from Lycium ferocissimum isolate CSIRO_LF1 chromosome 2, AGI_CSIRO_Lferr_CH_V1, whole genome shotgun sequence includes:
- the LOC132047071 gene encoding uncharacterized protein LOC132047071 isoform X2; this encodes MSRYFVQFSGRRCSFSVLVWSLVGCLLLLNLYCFISQKDTHHGESHLRMNQHSYFRELEEVEEENIQMPPPRKRSPRAVKRKPKVPTTLIEEFLDESSQLRHVFFPGQRTAIDPRKIFENDTYYYYPGRMWLDTEGNPIQAHGGGILYDQRTKMYYWYGEYKDGPTYHAHKKGAARVDVIGVGCYSSKDLWTWKNEGIVLAAEENNETHDLYKLNVLERPKVIYNEKTGKYVMWMHIDDTNYTKASVGIASSDFPTGPFDYLYSKRPHGYESRDMTLFKDEDGIAYLVYSSEDNSELHIGPLNEDYIDVTQSMRRVLVGQHREAPALFKHEGTYYMITSGCTGWAPNEALAHAAESIMGPWETIGNPCIGGNKVFRETTFFAQSTFVLPLPELHGSFIFMADRWNPADLRDSRYVWLPLRVAGPVDQPLEYNFGFPLWSRVSVYWHKRWRLPYRWQEIK
- the LOC132047071 gene encoding uncharacterized protein LOC132047071 isoform X1 translates to MRFKNKSRNPTTLRCNAGRRCSFSVLVWSLVGCLLLLNLYCFISQKDTHHGESHLRMNQHSYFRELEEVEEENIQMPPPRKRSPRAVKRKPKVPTTLIEEFLDESSQLRHVFFPGQRTAIDPRKIFENDTYYYYPGRMWLDTEGNPIQAHGGGILYDQRTKMYYWYGEYKDGPTYHAHKKGAARVDVIGVGCYSSKDLWTWKNEGIVLAAEENNETHDLYKLNVLERPKVIYNEKTGKYVMWMHIDDTNYTKASVGIASSDFPTGPFDYLYSKRPHGYESRDMTLFKDEDGIAYLVYSSEDNSELHIGPLNEDYIDVTQSMRRVLVGQHREAPALFKHEGTYYMITSGCTGWAPNEALAHAAESIMGPWETIGNPCIGGNKVFRETTFFAQSTFVLPLPELHGSFIFMADRWNPADLRDSRYVWLPLRVAGPVDQPLEYNFGFPLWSRVSVYWHKRWRLPYRWQEIK